Genomic segment of Verrucomicrobiota bacterium:
TGACCTGGGCTTCTGACACCAAGGGCACGAATGCCACTAAGCTGGAAAGAATTATTTTTTTATAAAGTGTGCCCATTTTTTTATTCTGATCTGCAAGTGGATGAGGTCCAAGATGAAATGTTCCTTTTTTCCTGGCATTTCGTACATAAAAAAAAGGGCGGAGAGCTAGGCTCTCCACCCCGGGTCATTTTCTTATTTCACTTTCTTAATGATGTCTTTTGTTCTGCAATAACTATTCGGCAGCAGTAACAAGTGGGACATCTGTAATCTCCTTCAAATAGAAGGCGATTATGGTTTTAATATGGAACTGTCGGGATTCTTCGGTGATATCCGCAACATCTTTGCGGATAATCTCTTCGAAATCGACGGGTTCCAGGATCTGATCATTCAGCAGCTTTACCGTATTCGGATATACTTTATAGGTTTCAAGCGTGTGGATGGGACCTTTTGAGTCTTTCTCCTGCTCACTATAAACGGCATTTCCGGTGAGGAAAGCCAAGCTGAAGGCCAGGGCCATTATTTTTGTTTTCATTGTTCGTTTTGGAAAAATTATTTTCGGGGCAACGAACAGAAGAATATGTGAGCGCATGGCTCTATTTAAAAGAACAAATGTCACTATAAAAGCAACATTATGGATTGCAAGCCGGATCTCACGATTTACTTTTTCGGCCCTTTTTTATCAATTTTTGTACTTTAGCCTCCTAGAATAACCTGGAGCCTTAAGGTCAGAAAAGCTCTTCTTGCTGTAGAATTTCCTGTCTTTTCAAGCACTCAGGACTCTTATTCTTTGGACTATTCACCAAATTTGAAACAGGGAAAGCCTCCATATCCTCCGCCGGGTAGGGTGTAGTAAGCCACAGTAGATGGTCTATTGTGCTATCCAGGTTTAGCCAGATATCCATTTTATCATGGTCCAGCATGACTGGCATCCTGTCGTGCAAGCCCTTCATAAGTTCGTTGGGGGCTGTTGTCAGTATTGTGCAGGACTCTAAGCGATCTCCAGTCGAGCTTTCCCATTTCTCCCAAAGCCCAGCCATGGCGAAAGGTTCGCGTTCTTTTCTTTGAATAAAGTAAGGGATCCTATTTTTGCCATCTCGTTTCCATTCAAAAAACCCGTCCGCAGGGATCAGACAACGGCGGCTCTTAAAGGCTGATCTAAAGGCTGGCTTCTCCGTTAAGGTTTCAGATCTGGCGTTGATCAATCGGTTTCCAATGGTGGGGTCTTTTGCCCAAAAAGGGACCAGCCCCCATCTTAACTTAACAATCTCCTTGTTGTTTGAAGCGTCCGAATTTCGCACCGCCCAGATGTCGACCCCAGGTGGAATGTTAAAATTGGGTTGCATTTCGGGAATGTCTTTAAAGACAAAAGCCCTTGAAAAGAACCTTTCTGGAACGGTC
This window contains:
- a CDS encoding SOS response-associated peptidase; translated protein: MCGRFSLTVPERFFSRAFVFKDIPEMQPNFNIPPGVDIWAVRNSDASNNKEIVKLRWGLVPFWAKDPTIGNRLINARSETLTEKPAFRSAFKSRRCLIPADGFFEWKRDGKNRIPYFIQRKEREPFAMAGLWEKWESSTGDRLESCTILTTAPNELMKGLHDRMPVMLDHDKMDIWLNLDSTIDHLLWLTTPYPAEDMEAFPVSNLVNSPKNKSPECLKRQEILQQEELF